CTAGATGGGAAGCATACTTGACCTTAGCAACAAAACCTaggaaacaaaacgaaaaaagatGGTGCACACTTTCCTAATGCGGGTGtaagtgaatttttatttttaaaaaacttaattgTTAGTATTTAACATTCGATAAATTTTGCAGCTGAACAAGCCTTACAGGAATAAAcatcagaaatatttaatataaaaaaatgaatgtaccTGAGTAGACTATTTCCGATGAGCTAGGACATGCGTTGTTACCCCATCGCACATATGTAGTTCCTGATGATGAGAGAGTTATGCAAACATTAATAGCTTTATGACATTgaactttttgtctttctcacaaCCTTACAACCCTTTCTCAAAGTTTATAACCTTTTCCTCTCATAAATCCTTTCTGTTTCATAGCTTTAGAATCCTCTCTCATaacttttccttcatttcttttcgttgtttattttttctaacattCCTTTCCATCCACGCTTGctcattttattcattcttttttctaattCAATGGTGGTTTATGCCGCATTTTCGGTTTGTAGGTTGATGTGTCGGTCGCCTATTCTCAGAGAGACCAACAGATAAATAATATATCGGTGCTGTCAACTACATTTTAGGACAAAGCATTGCACGATTATTTGAAGTGACTTTATCATTCATTCCCGTATCCTCTTTTGGTAACCCACAGAAAGagggacagacagaaagagggacagcatgaaataaataagaaatcagAGACTTGTGTTCATTGTTGTATTCCATTCTCACCTCTCGCCTGTTGTTCAGCTATGTCGGCATTCTTCAAAGCCTGGATGTCGGCCTCCGCCAGGTTCAGTCGCTGTGTCACCTGAGCCACGACAGGCTCCCAGCTGGCGATGTCGTCTGATCTACAAGTATCATCAGTGAATGTTGATGAACACAACGGCCATGTTTCAGCCAGAGTTTGGAAACATTATTGAAAGTGTGAATGGTCGGTGTTCTTACCTTTTGTCGAGAAAGAGAGACTCTGCTGACTTCCTGATATTCGCATGTGTCAACGCAGGcatctgaaagttattttctGATTCTGTATAGTCAAACAATAGATTATGTACAAGTTCACAGGATACGAGGATAGTTAACCAAATTCTTTCTCACCTACTCACGAACGCTGACACACCGacgcaaacacactcacacacagagaaggaaAAGTAGAAGGTGAGACATGACATTTATTATAAGCAATTGTACTGACCTGCATTCTCCCTTCTTCTCTATCAAGAAACAATTTCATCTGCTGAATGATCTTGTCGTGCTCGTCCAGTCTCTTGTCCAGTTTCTCAGCCAGTTCCCTCAGCTCTTTGATTGACGTGGCCATGAGTTCCAGACGCTGGTCCCTACTGCTGTCCACAGACAAGCAGAAGACATGTGGCAACAGGTGagccaccaacaccaacatccAGCACAACTCCATCTCCATGAATAAAACTTTGGAGAATATTTACACTGAATGTCACAGAATGTGGACACTGTTTGGCGTCTGTGTAGTCGAAAGTCAGAAAAACTGTTTCACGATTGCATAAAAGTCTAAAGGTTTATCTGATTGTAAGAGTAACGGTCTAAGGTCACAATTTTTTGCTTACTTTGATTGGATAAAACAAGAGATAAGAAGACGGGACAGACTGTCGTCCGGTTTGATGGGAAACTTGCCATGTGCCTTATCGCGACTCCTGGCATCAACTCAAGTTGTTTAAAGTACTTATTAACTGTTAAAGCACGGAAACATACTTTAATTCCATCTTCATTTTCGTGGCTATCCCGTCAGCTATTTATAGAAACCTCTTGTTTGGAATGCACATTAACTTTTGCAAAAATCTTAAATACTTTTCAAAGTCTTCCTGAAGCAGAAAGTTTGTGGATCATCATTGACCAAATCAGTTTTCTACATTAGAAACATGAGTGATTCGTTGCTAGTCCTGTAAAACCTGTGTTTGCGAGTAACTAAGCAAGTGTGACGAACCACAAGTCGATGGAggagtgtcaaaggtcagatccCTCAGGCTGAGAGTTTTCGTCCTGCACGTGACAGGAGAGTTGAATCGCTAGGAGCAAGGGTGAGAGTTGGTTCATCAACTAGTATTTTACGGACCTGTAGTCTTCGGTCAAACATTTCAATAGTCAAACTTTATTTCTCGAATAATCTTACCTTACTCATCGGTTCTTTCGTATTATTCCATCAGATTGTCTCTTTTCCACCGCCTGAACTTGTTCTACTTTCTCGACCAGCTCCGACAGCTGCCTGACTGACCTGGTCATCTGTTCCAGACTGAAGCCTTGCTGCTGTCCGTTCTCTCAACAGATTCTCGCAGACAGCTGACATGTGGGCTTCATAAGACAGCAACCAGAACAACCTCATAATGGCAAGGATTAATCAGTGAAAGAACAAACCTCAGACAACATTTGTCATTTGCCTGGAATGTAATCATTTTAATTGAAACCAAATTTTTTGAGGGAAACCTTCTAACGGCAGTTGACGTCACAGTtggattataaaatattaatcaacCACTAAACTTTTCTCATTCCCTTATTTATCAACCACTCAGCTGATCTCCTTCCCTTGTTTTTCAACCACTCTCTGTTTCcatgcttttctttccttcttccctaCAGACCGTTCTTAGCCGGACAAATATTATCGAATGTTTACTAAGTTTTGCAAAGTTATATGTGAAGGTCACAGGAAACAAAAGGATTTTAGGTGAATGCTCGGAACATTaaaactttggtcaacatgctAAGACTAAACTTATAATCGAGGGCTTAACACGTCCGGACTTTGCCCATGAGAGAAGTCTTTGTGTCTCACGTTGTAGTCCTCCATCAAGTCCTCATTTCCTCTATGTAAGTGCATATTAAAAGTTAAGCTCGGCTTCAGTCTAGTCTTTCTGTTTGACTATGTCATGAGTTGTAGCA
The Pomacea canaliculata isolate SZHN2017 linkage group LG2, ASM307304v1, whole genome shotgun sequence genome window above contains:
- the LOC112556368 gene encoding uncharacterized protein LOC112556368, with amino-acid sequence MEMELCWMLVLVAHLLPHVFCLSVDSSRDQRLELMATSIKELRELAEKLDKRLDEHDKIIQQMKLFLDREEGRMQMPALTHANIRKSAESLFLDKRSDDIASWEPVVAQVTQRLNLAEADIQALKNADIAEQQARGTTYVRWGNNACPSSSEIVYSGYVGGSWYAHAGAATNYLCLPPDPTFTNHTLPRYAHAFVYGAEYETCDEPECNLSPTCAVCHTPRESSVMLPARNTCHPGWTLEYSGYLMTNAPSYAGSMEYICVDSGMGYIPSNKADDNGAMLHYTIYQCGSLPCPPYIGDRIVVCAVCSK